The following coding sequences are from one Thermostaphylospora chromogena window:
- a CDS encoding VOC family protein: MSVHHVEIGVGDLDRSVDFYRSLLGARPVELPGGPDVRWLSVGSVLLKLVLRPGGDLSGWRNDNLQRGVRHLGFKVGDVDAQAERVRDAGVPFTLPPTDALGGVRIAFFQDPDGTHLEFVDNHLTYTTLWSREIADRERLAARTRPRTAGPIFDHVAVTVADLDTALTCYRDGLGFEPVGQVTRDDEPDGFVRTYLHAGNAVLELFSFTSPVTPGPRVSDSTHGVRHVAVTVDDPERAAERLLAAGAARGENGVILDPDGVPLTPITR; the protein is encoded by the coding sequence GTGTCTGTTCATCACGTTGAGATCGGCGTCGGCGACCTCGACCGCTCTGTCGACTTCTACCGGAGTCTGCTCGGCGCGCGACCGGTGGAACTGCCGGGTGGGCCGGACGTACGGTGGCTGTCGGTCGGATCGGTGCTGCTCAAACTCGTGCTTCGCCCCGGCGGCGACCTCTCCGGATGGCGGAACGACAACCTGCAGCGCGGTGTACGGCACCTCGGATTCAAGGTCGGTGACGTGGACGCCCAGGCCGAACGGGTCAGGGACGCCGGGGTACCGTTCACCCTGCCGCCCACCGACGCCCTGGGCGGCGTGCGCATCGCGTTCTTCCAGGACCCCGACGGCACCCACCTGGAATTCGTCGACAACCACCTCACCTACACCACCCTGTGGTCCCGGGAGATCGCCGACCGTGAACGCCTGGCCGCCCGCACGCGCCCTCGCACGGCGGGTCCCATCTTCGACCACGTGGCGGTGACCGTCGCCGACCTCGACACCGCGCTCACCTGCTACCGCGACGGCCTGGGATTCGAACCGGTCGGCCAGGTCACCCGCGACGACGAACCCGACGGTTTCGTGCGCACCTACCTGCACGCGGGCAACGCCGTACTGGAGCTGTTCTCCTTCACCTCGCCCGTCACGCCCGGCCCGCGGGTGAGCGACTCCACGCACGGCGTCCGGCACGTCGCCGTCACCGTGGACGATCCGGAACGGGCCGCGGAGCGTCTGCTCGCCGCCGGCGCCGCCCGCGGCGAGAACGGCGTCATCCTCGACCCCGACGGCGTCCCCCTCACCCCGATCACCCGCTGA
- a CDS encoding RNA polymerase sigma factor — protein MCGPLTSAAATSSSQEVSVSPASSTHAESSELNDPGNELLSEPAAMDDDDEVILLLDDDDDDGGPAAQLVSGATTDPVKDYLKQIGKVPLLTAEQEVELAKRIEAGLFAEEQLANEGDNLPADVRAELEWIAEDGRRAKEHLLEANLRLVVSLAKRYTGRGMLFLDLIQEGNLGLIRAVEKFDYTKGFKFSTYATWWIKQAITRAMADQARTIRIPVHMVEVINKLARVQRQMLQDLGREPTPEELSKELDMTPEKVIEVQKYGREPISLHTPLGEEGDSEFGDLIEDTEAIVPEDAVAFSLLQRQLHSVLDTLSEREAGVVSMRFGLADGQARTLDEIGKVYGVTRERIRQIESKTMSKLRHPSRSQALRDYLD, from the coding sequence GTGTGCGGTCCGCTCACCAGCGCGGCAGCCACGAGCTCGTCTCAGGAGGTATCCGTGTCGCCCGCCAGTTCGACTCACGCAGAGTCCTCCGAGCTGAACGATCCCGGGAACGAACTGCTGTCGGAGCCGGCGGCGATGGATGACGACGACGAGGTCATCCTCCTGCTCGACGACGACGATGACGACGGCGGACCGGCGGCTCAGCTCGTCTCCGGCGCCACGACCGACCCGGTCAAGGACTACCTGAAGCAGATCGGCAAGGTGCCGCTGCTCACCGCCGAACAGGAGGTCGAGCTCGCCAAGCGGATCGAGGCCGGCCTGTTCGCCGAGGAGCAGCTGGCCAACGAGGGCGACAACCTGCCGGCGGACGTCCGCGCCGAGCTGGAGTGGATCGCCGAGGACGGCCGCCGCGCCAAGGAGCACCTGCTGGAGGCCAACCTGCGGCTGGTGGTGTCGCTGGCCAAGCGCTACACCGGCCGGGGCATGCTGTTCCTGGACCTGATCCAGGAGGGCAACCTGGGGCTGATCCGCGCGGTGGAGAAGTTCGACTACACCAAGGGCTTCAAGTTCTCCACCTACGCCACCTGGTGGATCAAGCAGGCGATCACCCGGGCCATGGCCGACCAGGCGCGCACCATCCGCATCCCGGTGCACATGGTCGAGGTGATCAACAAGCTGGCCCGGGTGCAGCGGCAGATGCTGCAGGACCTCGGCCGCGAGCCCACTCCGGAGGAGCTGTCCAAGGAGCTGGACATGACGCCGGAGAAGGTCATCGAGGTGCAGAAGTACGGCCGGGAGCCGATCTCGCTGCACACGCCGCTGGGTGAGGAGGGCGACAGCGAGTTCGGTGACCTGATCGAGGACACCGAGGCCATCGTGCCGGAGGACGCCGTGGCGTTCTCGCTGCTCCAGCGCCAGCTCCACTCGGTGCTGGACACGCTGTCGGAGCGTGAGGCGGGTGTGGTGTCGATGCGGTTCGGGCTGGCCGACGGCCAGGCCAGGACCCTCGACGAGATCGGCAAGGTCTACGGCGTGACGCGCGAGCGCATCCGGCAGATCGAGTCCAAGACCATGTCCAAGCTGCGCCACCCCTCCCGGTCCCAGGCTCTGCGGGATTACCTGGACTGA